One stretch of Bacillus spongiae DNA includes these proteins:
- a CDS encoding prephenate dehydrogenase, with protein MKETVFIIGLGLIGGSLGKNIKQTYPDCRIIGYDIKENDVNLAKALGIIDESTSSIEAGAIEADFIILSTPVFQTKKIIQSLSQLPLKRDVLITDTGSTKTEIMKASTALKEQGFTFIGGHPMAGSHKSGVTAAKTLLFENAFYILVEDEGNDVAIQKIKKWLKGTKANVIVTSAKEHDYVTGIISHFPHLIAAALVRQAANESIEYPLAKRFAAGGFRDITRIASSNPYMWSEITFENKHVLLMLLEKWQNDMNRLVDIIKNNENESVFDFFKSAKEFRDELPQASKGAIPSYYDLYVDIPDIPGVISEITGYLAEERISLTNIRIVEAREDIYGVLVISFQNEQDRKNAYNCIKKRTAYDLYLI; from the coding sequence ATGAAAGAAACAGTATTTATCATCGGTCTAGGGTTGATTGGTGGTTCACTTGGGAAAAATATAAAACAAACATACCCTGACTGTCGAATAATCGGTTATGATATTAAAGAAAATGATGTGAATTTAGCTAAAGCTCTCGGCATAATTGATGAGAGTACTTCTTCAATTGAAGCAGGTGCTATTGAAGCGGATTTCATCATACTGTCTACACCGGTTTTTCAAACAAAAAAAATTATACAGTCCCTGAGCCAATTACCATTAAAGCGAGATGTTCTTATAACAGATACCGGAAGTACCAAAACGGAAATTATGAAGGCATCAACCGCTTTAAAGGAGCAGGGCTTTACGTTTATCGGTGGCCATCCTATGGCAGGGTCCCATAAAAGTGGGGTAACAGCTGCGAAAACACTATTATTTGAAAATGCTTTTTATATTTTAGTTGAAGATGAAGGAAATGATGTGGCGATTCAAAAAATTAAAAAATGGCTTAAAGGGACAAAAGCAAATGTAATCGTCACTTCTGCCAAAGAGCATGATTATGTTACAGGTATCATTAGCCATTTTCCTCATCTAATTGCAGCCGCTCTCGTACGTCAAGCAGCAAATGAATCAATTGAATATCCATTAGCAAAAAGGTTTGCTGCTGGCGGGTTTCGAGATATTACAAGGATTGCTTCCTCAAATCCATATATGTGGAGCGAAATTACTTTTGAAAATAAGCATGTATTATTAATGTTATTAGAAAAATGGCAAAATGATATGAATCGTTTAGTTGATATAATTAAAAACAATGAAAATGAGTCTGTCTTTGATTTTTTTAAAAGTGCAAAAGAATTTCGGGATGAGCTTCCTCAAGCTTCTAAAGGTGCGATACCTTCATACTATGATTTATATGTAGATATTCCAGATATACCAGGGGTTATTTCTGAAATAACTGGTTATTTAGCGGAAGAACGAATTAGTTTAACCAATATTAGAATTGTTGAAGCAAGAGAAGACATTTATGGGGTTCTGGTCATAAGTTTTCAAAATGAGCAAGATCGTAAGAACGCCTATAATTGTATTAAAAAACGTACTGCGTACGATCTATATTTAATATGA
- the hisC gene encoding histidinol-phosphate transaminase → MKWKAEIENLKAYQPGKSVDEVKNELGLEKIIKLASNENPYGASPAVKKYMQETGFSTEIYPDGYATKLRNKLASFLKVNESQLLFGNGSDEVIRIIARALLSPNVNTVMATPTFPQYKHNAVIEGAEIREVPLMKGAHDLEGMLHQIDEKTAIVWLCSPNNPTGLYINENAITAFLDQVPNDVLVVLDEAYYEYVTASDYYDALELMKKYPNLLVLRTFSKIYGLASFRVGYGMGSTEVIQKIEPLREPFNNNFLGQGAACIALEDQAFIEQCRKDNEEGKLLFETFCKEEDLDWYATQANFVLIDVKVDGDLAFKYLLEKGFIVRSGVTLGFPTCIRITIGTKETNQKVITSLKEFLDKSKRGEI, encoded by the coding sequence GTGAAGTGGAAAGCAGAAATAGAAAATTTAAAAGCTTATCAACCGGGAAAATCAGTTGATGAAGTGAAGAACGAATTAGGGCTAGAGAAAATTATTAAATTGGCTTCCAATGAGAATCCTTATGGGGCCTCTCCAGCTGTAAAAAAATATATGCAAGAAACAGGCTTTTCGACAGAAATCTATCCTGATGGATACGCAACTAAATTACGTAATAAACTGGCCTCTTTTTTAAAGGTTAATGAGTCTCAATTACTTTTTGGAAATGGCTCTGATGAGGTAATTAGAATCATAGCGCGTGCTTTATTAAGTCCTAATGTAAACACAGTTATGGCGACACCTACTTTTCCACAATATAAGCACAATGCTGTGATTGAAGGAGCTGAAATTAGAGAGGTACCGTTGATGAAAGGAGCACATGACCTAGAGGGAATGCTGCATCAAATAGACGAAAAAACGGCCATTGTCTGGTTATGTAGTCCAAATAATCCAACAGGTCTTTATATTAATGAAAATGCCATCACAGCATTTCTTGATCAAGTTCCTAACGATGTTTTAGTTGTATTAGATGAGGCGTATTATGAGTATGTTACTGCTTCTGATTATTATGACGCTCTTGAACTAATGAAAAAATATCCAAATTTACTTGTCTTGAGAACATTTTCTAAAATATACGGACTTGCTTCTTTTAGAGTAGGCTATGGAATGGGTTCTACAGAAGTGATTCAAAAAATTGAGCCATTACGAGAACCATTTAATAATAACTTTCTTGGACAGGGAGCTGCGTGCATAGCGTTAGAAGATCAAGCATTTATTGAACAATGTCGAAAAGATAATGAGGAAGGCAAACTTCTTTTTGAAACATTTTGTAAAGAAGAGGATCTTGATTGGTATGCTACTCAAGCGAATTTTGTGTTAATTGATGTTAAGGTAGACGGTGACCTAGCATTTAAATATTTGTTAGAGAAAGGGTTTATCGTCCGTTCGGGAGTAACACTTGGATTTCCAACTTGTATTCGAATTACAATTGGAACAAAAGAAACAAATCAAAAAGTTATCACTTCTTTAAAGGAGTTTTTGGATAAGTCTAAAAGAGGTGAAATATGA
- the aroA gene encoding 3-phosphoshikimate 1-carboxyvinyltransferase — protein sequence MYKLTNNNNGLNGTVTIPGDKSISHRAVMFGAIAQGKTVIHNFLMGQDCLSTVACFRKLGVEIKEENETIIVNGNGLEGLTEPEEILDVGNSGTTTRLLMGLLSGRPFHSVMIGDESIAKRPMKRVVNPLKKMNAKLDGRNNGEYTPLSIRGGDLSGITYEMPVASAQVKSAILLAGMQAEGETKVIEPMKSRDHTERMIEKFGGEISVNDSERSITIKGQQVFQGTTVQVPGDISSAAFFLVAGAITNNSEITLKNVGLNPTRTGIIDVLEQMGADLKITERVEADFEPIGDITIKTSSLKGITIEGDMIPTLIDEIPIIALLATQAEGKTIIKDAQELKVKETNRIDAVVEELSKLGASIEGTEDGMIITGKSDLYGGEVSSRGDHRIGMMLAIASLITSSEVILTGEEAISISYPQFFSDLTSIQN from the coding sequence ATGTATAAGTTAACTAACAATAATAATGGACTAAATGGAACAGTGACGATCCCAGGAGATAAATCAATCTCTCATCGAGCCGTAATGTTTGGAGCGATAGCACAAGGTAAAACGGTCATTCATAATTTTTTAATGGGACAAGACTGCTTAAGTACGGTCGCCTGCTTTAGAAAATTAGGAGTGGAAATTAAAGAGGAAAACGAGACAATTATTGTTAATGGTAATGGGTTAGAGGGTCTTACAGAACCAGAGGAGATTTTAGATGTAGGAAACTCTGGTACGACGACTCGGCTATTAATGGGGCTCTTAAGTGGAAGACCTTTTCATTCGGTGATGATCGGTGATGAGTCAATTGCGAAACGACCGATGAAACGAGTTGTCAACCCTTTGAAGAAGATGAATGCAAAGCTAGATGGTCGGAATAATGGAGAATATACTCCTCTTTCAATCAGAGGTGGAGATTTATCAGGGATTACATATGAAATGCCCGTTGCCAGTGCTCAAGTAAAGTCTGCAATTTTATTGGCAGGTATGCAAGCAGAAGGGGAAACGAAAGTTATTGAACCAATGAAAAGTCGTGACCATACAGAAAGAATGATTGAGAAGTTCGGTGGAGAAATAAGTGTGAACGATTCTGAGCGCAGTATAACCATCAAAGGTCAACAAGTATTTCAAGGTACAACGGTCCAAGTTCCTGGGGATATTTCCTCCGCTGCTTTCTTTTTAGTCGCTGGAGCGATTACAAATAATAGTGAAATTACATTAAAGAATGTGGGCCTTAACCCAACAAGGACAGGCATTATTGACGTATTAGAACAAATGGGAGCTGACCTAAAGATTACCGAACGGGTGGAAGCAGATTTTGAACCGATTGGTGATATAACGATCAAAACCTCTTCCTTAAAGGGAATCACGATTGAGGGCGATATGATTCCTACTTTAATTGATGAAATTCCTATCATTGCTTTGCTAGCAACCCAAGCAGAAGGAAAAACGATCATTAAAGATGCACAAGAGTTAAAGGTTAAAGAAACAAATCGAATTGATGCTGTTGTTGAAGAATTATCAAAACTTGGTGCCAGTATAGAAGGGACCGAGGATGGTATGATCATTACAGGGAAATCAGATTTGTACGGTGGAGAAGTTTCCTCGAGAGGAGATCATCGTATAGGCATGATGCTAGCTATCGCTTCGCTAATTACGAGCAGTGAGGTTATTTTGACAGGTGAAGAAGCAATTTCGATATCTTATCCACAGTTCTTTTCAGATTTAACGTCAATTCAGAACTGA
- a CDS encoding tetratricopeptide repeat protein → MNTGQKMIEALHKGDLNAAQMYFQQVCNAESDEEKFDLAEELFSLGFLEETKILVEQLLTNYPNESELKVMLAETLVEMDSEEEALNELGHIKEGDPFYPRALLLMADLYQMQGLYEVSERKLLEAKGLNKDEPVIDFALGELYLEQGKFLESVRSYESLLKRNILEFAGINIHQRMAESLSAGGAFEEALTHYEKAVVQQEEINTLFGYGFTAFQAGLYERAIQQLEKVLELDKEYHSIYLILAKAYEHEEQLEKGLKTVQRGLEQDSFQKDLLFFGGKLALKSGDNTLAESYLREALALDPDYIEAALILNSLLLKEEKYEEVLEIVALVNQEGESVSQFLWDSAKAYYALEQFTEAKKQYKKAFIDLKDNDEFLEEYGYFLLEEGLQLEAKEIFQALQRRNPTNEEFMSLLERLEDPYEI, encoded by the coding sequence ATGAATACTGGACAAAAAATGATTGAGGCTCTTCATAAAGGGGATCTCAATGCGGCGCAAATGTATTTTCAGCAAGTCTGCAATGCCGAATCAGATGAAGAAAAATTTGACTTAGCGGAAGAATTGTTTTCACTAGGCTTTTTGGAAGAAACGAAAATATTAGTGGAGCAATTATTAACAAACTATCCGAATGAAAGTGAATTAAAAGTGATGTTAGCGGAGACGCTAGTTGAAATGGATTCAGAAGAGGAAGCATTAAATGAGCTTGGACATATTAAAGAAGGTGATCCGTTTTATCCGAGAGCTCTATTATTAATGGCAGACCTATATCAGATGCAAGGGTTGTATGAAGTAAGTGAAAGAAAATTACTAGAAGCGAAAGGCTTGAATAAAGATGAGCCAGTGATTGATTTTGCTCTAGGCGAATTATATTTAGAACAAGGGAAATTCTTGGAGTCCGTAAGAAGCTACGAATCTTTATTAAAAAGGAATATTCTAGAGTTTGCAGGAATAAACATTCATCAACGAATGGCGGAGTCGCTGAGTGCAGGTGGTGCATTTGAAGAGGCATTAACACACTATGAAAAAGCGGTCGTACAACAGGAGGAAATAAATACACTATTTGGATATGGCTTTACTGCTTTTCAAGCGGGCTTATATGAGAGGGCAATTCAGCAATTAGAAAAGGTATTGGAATTAGACAAGGAATATCACTCCATATATCTTATTTTAGCGAAAGCATATGAACATGAAGAACAGCTAGAAAAAGGATTGAAAACCGTTCAGCGTGGTTTGGAACAAGATTCATTCCAGAAGGATTTACTGTTTTTTGGAGGGAAATTAGCATTAAAATCCGGCGACAATACCCTTGCCGAGTCATATTTAAGAGAAGCATTAGCACTAGACCCTGATTATATTGAAGCAGCTCTAATTTTAAATTCACTCTTACTTAAAGAAGAAAAGTATGAAGAGGTGTTAGAAATTGTTGCACTCGTTAATCAAGAGGGAGAAAGTGTGTCTCAGTTTTTATGGGATTCAGCCAAAGCCTATTATGCATTAGAACAGTTTACGGAGGCAAAAAAACAATATAAGAAAGCCTTTATTGACTTAAAAGATAATGATGAGTTTTTAGAAGAATACGGATATTTTCTTTTGGAAGAGGGATTACAATTAGAGGCAAAGGAAATATTTCAAGCTTTGCA
- the aroH gene encoding chorismate mutase: protein MIRGVRGATTVEYDKELEIIEETTSLLTKMIEANQIQADDVASVFISVTEDLTSTFPAKALRNFTGWNLVPVMCMQEIPVPNSLEKCIRIMIHVNVDRELPQKDIVHIYSRNAKKLRPDLSNMS, encoded by the coding sequence ATGATTAGAGGAGTACGTGGTGCTACAACAGTAGAGTACGACAAGGAATTAGAAATTATAGAAGAAACAACTTCTTTGCTTACAAAAATGATTGAAGCGAATCAAATTCAGGCAGATGATGTTGCATCAGTGTTTATCTCTGTCACAGAGGACTTAACATCTACTTTTCCAGCAAAAGCACTAAGAAATTTTACTGGATGGAACTTAGTGCCTGTAATGTGTATGCAGGAAATACCGGTCCCAAACAGTTTGGAAAAATGTATTCGAATCATGATTCATGTGAATGTTGATCGTGAGCTTCCTCAAAAAGATATCGTTCATATATACAGTCGAAATGCCAAAAAGCTAAGACCAGATTTGTCAAACATGTCATAG